A section of the Chryseobacterium scophthalmum genome encodes:
- the dinB gene encoding DNA polymerase IV — protein MERAIAHMDLDTFFVSCERLKNSVLEKQPVIIGGGDRGVVASCSYEAREFGVRSAMPIRMALRLCPEARVIKGDMEYYSNMSHLVTEVIQEKVPILEKASIDEFYLDLSGMDKFFGCYQWTNEVADAVMKNIGLPISFALSTNKTVSKIGTGESKPVGKLEVKALDVRPFLNPLSIKKIPMVGPETFQLFSRLGVKTIKTLSEMPVDVLQELVGKNGTTLWKKAHGIDETPVVPYSERKSISTENTFSQDTIDIQNIRSVLSGMVEKLCYQLRHEKWLTSTVSIKIRYANFDTETRQCRIPYTSADHTLLRYVLELFNKVYTRRMRIRLIGVRFTGLVHGLHQMDLFEDTEELISLYQTMDHLKDRFGPSSVGRASGLIL, from the coding sequence ATGGAAAGAGCAATTGCACATATGGACCTGGACACATTTTTCGTATCCTGTGAGCGGCTGAAAAACTCTGTGTTGGAGAAACAGCCCGTGATCATTGGAGGCGGTGACCGTGGTGTGGTGGCATCATGCTCGTATGAGGCGAGAGAATTCGGTGTCCGCTCGGCAATGCCTATCAGGATGGCTTTGAGGTTATGCCCTGAAGCCAGAGTCATCAAAGGTGACATGGAATATTATTCCAATATGTCACATCTGGTGACCGAGGTCATTCAGGAAAAGGTACCGATATTGGAAAAGGCCAGCATTGATGAATTTTATCTGGATCTTTCAGGAATGGATAAATTCTTTGGCTGTTACCAATGGACCAATGAAGTTGCGGATGCCGTGATGAAAAACATAGGCTTACCGATCAGTTTTGCCCTTTCCACCAATAAGACGGTCTCCAAGATCGGGACGGGTGAATCCAAGCCCGTTGGAAAACTGGAGGTCAAAGCATTGGATGTCCGGCCGTTCTTAAATCCTTTGTCTATCAAAAAGATCCCGATGGTGGGTCCTGAGACCTTCCAGTTGTTTTCCAGATTAGGTGTCAAGACCATAAAGACGCTTTCTGAGATGCCAGTCGATGTGTTGCAGGAGCTGGTCGGAAAAAACGGTACCACACTCTGGAAGAAAGCACACGGTATCGACGAAACGCCGGTGGTCCCCTATTCTGAAAGAAAGTCGATCTCTACGGAGAATACATTTTCTCAGGATACCATCGATATTCAGAACATCAGAAGTGTATTGTCAGGAATGGTTGAAAAACTTTGTTATCAGCTGAGACATGAAAAATGGCTGACCTCTACGGTTTCCATAAAGATCAGGTATGCCAATTTTGATACGGAAACCAGGCAATGCAGGATCCCCTATACTTCGGCTGATCATACTTTGCTGCGGTATGTTTTGGAACTATTCAATAAGGTCTATACAAGAAGAATGAGGATCCGATTGATCGGTGTCAGATTTACCGGTCTGGTCCATGGCCTACACCAAATGGATCTTTTTGAAGATACGGAAGAATTGATCTCTTTGTATCAGACGATGGATCATCTGAAGGACAGGTTCGGTCCATCCAGTGTCGGCAGAGCATCAGGTCTAATACTTTAA
- a CDS encoding LexA family transcriptional regulator yields the protein MSIFADNIVFLRGQKNLTQHKLADDLILTRSRYVSYEYGNAEPPIEVLVRISKYYNISIDLLVTVDIRKYPLDKMVNLPGNKILLPVVVDNEGNKYIEIVPQKASMGYLNGFSDPEYIESLPRIQLPFLGHGIFRGFMADGDSMPPFANGTCIVGEYVETLDDLKKGKQYMFITTDGYTFKTFGKKNRKTLTVSADNTFYDSYDIALEDIVQIWRYVRGILPEDYKPYYLPEQTNLRSLIDEAKRSITNLENGILKINS from the coding sequence ATGTCAATTTTTGCAGATAACATCGTGTTTTTGAGAGGTCAAAAAAATCTAACCCAGCATAAGCTGGCAGATGATCTCATCCTTACCAGATCGAGATATGTTTCCTATGAATATGGGAATGCGGAACCTCCTATTGAAGTATTGGTCAGGATATCCAAATACTACAACATCAGCATTGATCTCTTGGTCACTGTTGACATTCGAAAGTATCCTTTAGACAAAATGGTCAACCTGCCCGGGAATAAGATATTACTGCCCGTGGTGGTAGACAATGAAGGAAACAAGTATATTGAAATTGTTCCCCAAAAAGCTTCGATGGGCTATCTGAACGGATTCAGTGATCCCGAATATATTGAAAGCCTCCCCAGGATACAGCTGCCATTTTTAGGACATGGTATATTTCGAGGGTTTATGGCCGATGGAGATTCTATGCCGCCTTTTGCAAATGGCACTTGTATAGTCGGTGAATATGTAGAAACGTTGGATGACCTGAAAAAAGGAAAACAATATATGTTTATCACAACTGATGGCTATACTTTTAAAACATTTGGTAAAAAAAATAGGAAGACCTTGACAGTATCTGCTGATAATACATTTTATGATTCTTATGATATAGCATTAGAGGATATCGTACAGATATGGCGTTACGTAAGAGGGATCTTACCGGAGGATTATAAACCTTATTATTTGCCAGAACAAACTAACCTAAGAAGTTTGATTGATGAAGCCAAGCGAAGCATCACAAATCTTGAGAATGGAATATTGAAGATCAATTCATAA
- a CDS encoding type IA DNA topoisomerase has product MKAIIAEKPSVAREIAQLLGAHEKRDGYLSGNGYYVTWALGHLIALGMPEDYGIRGFNKASLPIFPKPFILTPKKLKRTKGYEPDPSALKQLNTIQQVISQCSSIIVATDAGREGELIFRYIYHYLQCNKPFERLWISSLTEKAIQDGFKNLQPGDTFDGLYQAAKARSEADWLVGINATQALSIAANQDVYSLGRVQTPTLALICKRFEDHQNFKQKKYWQIQLKHRKEYLDFTSHSTEQWEDKKQAEQILRSIEREGRAIVENVSIKTLKEPAPLLFDLTELQKEANRKLGLSADEVLQTAQSLYEKRFITYPRTGSKYIPEDLWAEIPELVRILNTTEQFKPAISTLKFGNFNKRMVNDLKVTDHHGLLITTKIPSALTATEKAIYDIIAFRLLESLSEHCSKQVSHITLKVHHYEFSIKGSKILDKGWRAITGILSENKNNVEEALIDLPELKIEDELKISQTELKEKTTQPPKLYSEADLLSAMENAGRSIEDKEQQKAISNIGIGTPATRASIIETLISRNYIIRKSKSLTPTEKGLKVYGLIKDKKIANVQMTAEWEIAMDRIEKGEINKTQFINDIQHYTTEITNELLSLHIPQENIPELKCPKCQQHHLIIKDKIVKCPDEQCNWILFRTICGVQLSSKDLTLLLTQNKTSLIKNMKSKNGKKFDAYLTLDDKVNLIFKFC; this is encoded by the coding sequence ATGAAAGCAATCATCGCAGAAAAACCCAGCGTCGCAAGAGAAATTGCACAATTGTTAGGGGCCCATGAAAAAAGAGACGGCTATCTATCCGGTAACGGCTATTATGTCACCTGGGCATTAGGACATCTGATCGCATTAGGAATGCCGGAAGATTATGGTATAAGAGGCTTTAACAAAGCCTCTTTGCCTATCTTTCCCAAGCCCTTTATTCTGACTCCTAAAAAGCTAAAGAGAACAAAAGGCTATGAGCCTGATCCTTCTGCTTTAAAACAACTCAACACCATACAACAAGTCATCAGTCAATGCAGCAGTATTATTGTCGCCACAGATGCAGGAAGGGAAGGAGAGTTGATCTTTCGCTATATCTATCACTACCTACAATGCAACAAACCTTTTGAAAGACTCTGGATCAGTTCCCTTACCGAAAAAGCAATACAGGACGGTTTTAAAAACCTTCAGCCAGGCGATACCTTTGACGGCTTGTATCAAGCAGCAAAAGCCAGAAGTGAAGCAGACTGGCTGGTAGGAATTAATGCTACCCAGGCATTAAGCATTGCCGCTAATCAGGATGTATATTCTTTAGGAAGGGTACAGACCCCTACACTGGCTTTGATCTGCAAAAGATTTGAAGACCATCAAAATTTCAAACAGAAGAAATACTGGCAGATTCAGTTGAAGCACCGTAAAGAATACCTGGATTTCACCAGCCATTCAACTGAACAATGGGAAGACAAAAAACAGGCAGAGCAGATCCTAAGATCCATAGAAAGAGAGGGCAGGGCTATTGTTGAGAATGTCTCAATCAAAACTTTAAAAGAACCAGCGCCCTTACTTTTTGACCTGACAGAACTTCAGAAGGAGGCCAACAGAAAACTAGGATTATCAGCCGATGAGGTTTTGCAAACTGCACAATCACTTTATGAAAAGAGATTCATTACCTATCCACGGACCGGCAGCAAATACATTCCCGAAGACCTTTGGGCAGAGATCCCGGAACTGGTCAGAATCTTAAACACAACTGAACAATTCAAACCCGCTATTTCAACCCTGAAATTCGGCAATTTCAACAAACGGATGGTGAATGACCTCAAGGTTACCGACCATCACGGACTATTGATCACTACAAAAATACCATCTGCGCTCACCGCAACGGAGAAGGCTATCTATGATATTATCGCCTTCCGTTTACTGGAATCCCTTTCAGAACATTGCAGCAAACAAGTCAGTCATATTACACTCAAAGTCCATCATTATGAATTCAGCATCAAAGGATCAAAAATACTGGATAAGGGCTGGCGAGCCATCACAGGAATCCTCTCAGAGAACAAAAATAATGTTGAAGAAGCACTCATTGATCTGCCAGAATTAAAAATAGAAGACGAGCTGAAGATTTCACAAACTGAACTAAAAGAAAAGACTACCCAACCACCCAAGCTGTACAGTGAGGCAGATCTGTTGTCAGCCATGGAAAATGCAGGAAGATCGATCGAAGACAAAGAACAACAGAAAGCCATTTCAAATATCGGTATCGGAACACCTGCAACAAGAGCCTCCATCATTGAGACCCTGATTAGCAGAAACTACATCATCCGAAAAAGCAAATCGCTCACTCCAACTGAAAAAGGGCTGAAAGTTTATGGTCTCATCAAAGACAAAAAAATAGCCAATGTCCAAATGACCGCAGAATGGGAAATAGCAATGGATAGAATTGAAAAAGGAGAAATCAATAAAACTCAATTCATAAACGATATCCAACACTATACAACTGAAATCACCAATGAACTTTTATCACTTCATATTCCTCAAGAAAATATTCCCGAACTCAAATGCCCCAAATGCCAACAGCATCATCTTATTATCAAAGATAAAATCGTAAAATGTCCCGATGAGCAGTGCAACTGGATTCTGTTCAGAACTATATGCGGAGTACAACTCAGTAGTAAAGATCTTACCTTGTTACTAACTCAAAACAAAACATCATTAATCAAAAATATGAAAAGCAAAAACGGTAAAAAGTTTGATGCTTATTTAACTTTAGATGATAAAGTAAATTTGATTTTTAAATTTTGCTAG
- a CDS encoding DUF3945 domain-containing protein, which yields MEEKVQNETNETNEIKPVSDTLLVLNINTNAVEMVKGVDKEGNLQKIPPDEKKDNDQLIRVDKHGDLFSNFFSNFYRQLKNPSHFNFFKVSEYDAVNTAKDLQQYVDQASPEEKEKLKEYAIQLKNTNPLKNQNTMENNTDNQEYRFQPEQIDWKTMEKFGLNQEKLEKMNALDPLLRGFKTNNLVPITINLGTAVSKMDVRLSLKTADNGNVAINLHGIRKEPSYNLKFLGHEFTEEDKKNLKESGNMGRVVDLVNPKTDEIIPSVISRDRLTNELVAYRAEYMKIPDEIKGIRLDDHQKQTLLEGKPLYLEGMTSKKGELFDATVQFNADKRYVEFIFNNNQNQQQSQQQNPSSQPTQNKDGEAPRVFRGKELDEQQYEKFKAGQTVYVDGLVDGKGKAYQGYITFNKETSKTDFSFTNPNKLKEKAQPTEDHKTQKAVNSDGKTNEATKNIKEPLESKQQQPANKQQEAQQKKPVRSKGRKM from the coding sequence ATGGAAGAGAAGGTACAGAATGAAACCAATGAAACGAATGAGATCAAGCCGGTGTCAGACACCTTGCTTGTCCTGAACATTAACACCAATGCTGTCGAGATGGTCAAAGGTGTGGACAAGGAAGGAAACCTGCAAAAGATCCCTCCTGATGAGAAAAAGGACAATGACCAGTTGATACGGGTTGACAAGCACGGTGATCTCTTCTCCAACTTCTTTTCAAATTTCTACCGGCAGCTTAAAAACCCTTCGCATTTCAATTTCTTCAAGGTCTCGGAATATGATGCGGTCAATACCGCGAAAGACCTTCAGCAATATGTTGATCAGGCATCCCCTGAAGAAAAGGAAAAGCTGAAAGAATATGCAATACAATTAAAAAATACAAACCCATTAAAAAATCAGAATACAATGGAAAACAACACAGACAACCAGGAATACCGTTTTCAGCCGGAACAGATCGACTGGAAAACAATGGAAAAATTCGGGCTTAACCAGGAAAAGCTTGAAAAGATGAATGCTTTAGATCCTCTTCTCAGAGGGTTCAAGACCAACAATTTGGTTCCCATCACCATCAATCTGGGAACAGCCGTGAGCAAGATGGATGTCCGGCTTTCACTTAAAACCGCAGATAACGGCAATGTCGCCATTAATCTGCATGGCATCCGAAAGGAACCTAGCTATAATTTAAAGTTTCTCGGTCACGAGTTCACCGAAGAAGACAAGAAGAATCTCAAAGAAAGCGGAAACATGGGCAGGGTCGTCGATCTTGTGAATCCCAAGACCGATGAGATCATCCCGTCCGTCATCAGCCGTGACCGACTGACCAACGAGCTCGTCGCCTACAGGGCAGAGTATATGAAGATCCCGGATGAGATCAAAGGCATCAGGCTGGATGACCATCAAAAGCAGACCTTACTCGAAGGCAAGCCGCTTTACTTGGAAGGGATGACGTCCAAAAAAGGAGAGCTGTTCGATGCGACCGTACAGTTCAATGCAGACAAGCGCTATGTCGAATTCATCTTCAACAACAATCAGAACCAGCAGCAATCACAGCAACAGAACCCATCCAGTCAGCCAACTCAAAATAAAGACGGTGAAGCCCCGAGAGTTTTCCGTGGAAAAGAACTGGATGAGCAACAATATGAAAAGTTCAAGGCAGGACAGACGGTGTATGTTGACGGACTGGTTGACGGCAAGGGAAAAGCCTACCAAGGTTACATCACCTTCAACAAGGAAACCTCCAAAACGGACTTTTCCTTTACCAATCCCAACAAGCTGAAGGAGAAAGCCCAGCCAACAGAAGACCACAAGACCCAAAAGGCGGTCAATTCAGACGGCAAGACAAATGAGGCTACCAAGAACATCAAAGAACCGTTGGAGTCCAAACAGCAACAGCCTGCCAACAAGCAACAGGAAGCCCAGCAAAAGAAACCGGTCAGATCCAAAGGGCGCAAGATGTAA
- a CDS encoding lipase family protein has product MKKLFFLFLAMAGLSPGQDVLLSDIDPSNFNQDFSKYDQKTALFCAQISEVAYWNERNIEILKQQVNQNYPENKITYALIDDSYGIHHNQVLLWANKDFMVIAFRGTEPSVLKDWLTDSKYWNYENSKGFNDELSTMPAGHGGFRRSLMRLMQKENLVEKIKKKITEVNPQADTRTFPIYLTGHSLGAALAQLFILPLQYHQLNFKGAYHFAPPLAVTCQINAELREKYGSIVYDIVNYKDYVPRAGRNGTAHFGKFYRICDDGYVYKEQEAYVKFRFSEYFTEFKLHALKSHIELLRKDKNTGIMIDQRSAGHFPCMELKGTVRELCQ; this is encoded by the coding sequence ATGAAAAAACTATTCTTCCTATTTCTCGCTATGGCGGGTCTTTCTCCAGGTCAGGATGTTTTGCTTTCAGATATTGATCCATCCAATTTTAATCAGGATTTCTCAAAATACGATCAAAAGACGGCATTGTTTTGTGCGCAAATTTCCGAAGTTGCCTATTGGAATGAGCGCAATATTGAAATTCTCAAGCAACAGGTCAATCAGAATTATCCGGAAAACAAAATTACTTATGCCTTAATTGATGATTCGTATGGTATACATCACAACCAGGTTTTGTTATGGGCAAACAAGGATTTTATGGTGATTGCTTTCAGAGGTACCGAACCTTCTGTTCTTAAAGACTGGCTCACGGACTCAAAATATTGGAATTATGAAAATTCAAAAGGTTTTAATGATGAGTTGTCCACTATGCCGGCAGGACACGGTGGGTTCAGAAGGTCTCTGATGCGTTTGATGCAAAAGGAAAATTTGGTAGAGAAGATCAAAAAGAAAATTACGGAAGTGAATCCACAAGCTGATACGAGAACTTTTCCTATCTATTTAACTGGTCATTCTCTTGGTGCGGCCTTAGCACAGTTATTTATTCTTCCACTCCAATATCATCAGCTTAACTTTAAAGGTGCTTATCATTTTGCACCACCTTTGGCTGTTACCTGTCAGATCAATGCTGAATTGCGGGAGAAATATGGTTCTATCGTCTATGATATTGTTAACTATAAAGACTATGTGCCCAGAGCAGGTCGTAATGGAACAGCACATTTCGGAAAGTTTTATCGGATCTGTGATGACGGCTATGTTTATAAAGAACAGGAAGCCTATGTCAAATTCAGGTTCTCCGAATATTTTACTGAATTTAAGTTGCACGCCCTGAAGAGTCATATTGAGCTGCTCAGAAAAGATAAAAATACGGGTATAATGATCGATCAAAGGTCAGCAGGTCATTTTCCATGTATGGAGCTCAAGGGAACAGTAAGGGAATTATGTCAATAG
- a CDS encoding helix-turn-helix domain-containing protein has protein sequence MNTERTEFIAWMERIMERFDILKEQVSSNQSRFIEIDGEVLLDNQDVLQLLKISSRSLQRYRTDKRLPYYTISGKLYYKLSDVHQLIRECLSA, from the coding sequence ATGAATACCGAAAGAACAGAATTTATAGCATGGATGGAAAGAATCATGGAACGATTTGACATCCTTAAAGAACAAGTGTCATCTAACCAGTCCAGATTCATAGAGATCGACGGCGAAGTACTGTTGGACAATCAGGACGTATTACAACTCCTAAAGATCAGTTCAAGATCATTGCAACGCTACCGCACGGACAAAAGGCTGCCTTACTACACCATCAGTGGCAAGCTATATTACAAGCTGTCCGATGTCCATCAGCTCATCAGAGAATGTCTAAGTGCATAA
- a CDS encoding type 1 glutamine amidotransferase domain-containing protein, with protein sequence MSKKVLFVLTSHDELGNTGLKTGFWTEELAAPYYALSDKGVEITLVSPKGGQPPIDPKSEDPSSQTDATRRMDNDEVLKNKLKNTHKLSEVKSEDFDAVFYPGGHGPLWDLAEDKVSQDLIVDFYTNGKPVAFVCHAPGVLKDVKIDGEYLVKDKNVTGFTNTEEEAVQLTDVVPFLVEDMLKKNGGLYSKIEDWNPYAIVDGRLVTGQNPASSEKVAEELLKLI encoded by the coding sequence ATGAGCAAAAAAGTTTTATTCGTGTTAACGAGTCACGACGAATTAGGAAATACTGGTTTGAAGACAGGATTCTGGACCGAAGAATTGGCTGCCCCTTATTATGCACTGTCTGATAAAGGAGTTGAAATAACACTGGTATCTCCAAAGGGAGGTCAACCGCCAATCGATCCGAAAAGTGAAGATCCCTCATCTCAAACGGATGCCACACGCAGAATGGACAATGATGAGGTTTTAAAGAATAAATTAAAAAACACCCATAAATTATCCGAAGTCAAAAGTGAAGATTTTGATGCGGTATTTTATCCTGGTGGACACGGTCCTTTGTGGGATCTGGCTGAAGATAAGGTTTCACAAGACCTTATAGTTGATTTTTATACCAACGGTAAGCCTGTAGCATTCGTTTGCCACGCACCCGGGGTTCTGAAGGATGTGAAAATAGACGGTGAGTATCTGGTAAAGGATAAAAATGTGACTGGGTTCACCAATACTGAGGAAGAGGCAGTACAATTAACTGATGTTGTTCCCTTTCTGGTAGAAGATATGTTGAAAAAGAATGGCGGCCTTTATAGTAAGATCGAAGACTGGAATCCTTATGCTATAGTTGACGGAAGATTGGTTACAGGACAAAATCCTGCATCATCTGAGAAAGTGGCAGAGGAATTATTGAAATTAATATAG
- a CDS encoding alpha-ketoglutarate-dependent dioxygenase AlkB family protein produces MSQLSLFDAEEFYEFPKDLLEYRENFLNREEADGLKDHLLKTATWEQRTQKMYDKTVLTPRLTAWYGDQNKSYESADNNTSSTNPWIPELLSLKERIEKEFGYRFNGVLLNLYRDNNDSVAWHRDKESRYGKRPVIASISLGQTRNFDFRKRVHHQSKYGLPLPNGSLLIMKGDLQENWEHRIAKSTIPMKERINLTFRLISEI; encoded by the coding sequence ATGAGTCAGCTGAGTTTATTTGATGCCGAAGAGTTTTACGAGTTTCCAAAAGACCTTTTGGAATACAGGGAGAATTTCCTGAACAGGGAAGAGGCTGATGGATTAAAAGACCATCTGCTTAAAACCGCCACATGGGAACAGCGTACTCAGAAAATGTATGATAAGACCGTCTTGACGCCGCGACTAACTGCCTGGTATGGCGATCAGAACAAATCTTACGAATCAGCTGATAATAATACTTCAAGTACCAATCCCTGGATCCCGGAGCTGTTATCCCTGAAAGAGCGAATTGAAAAAGAATTTGGATATAGGTTCAATGGTGTTCTATTAAATCTCTATCGTGACAACAATGATTCAGTTGCCTGGCACAGGGACAAAGAAAGCAGATATGGAAAACGCCCTGTCATTGCATCGATCAGCCTTGGGCAGACCAGGAACTTTGATTTCAGAAAAAGAGTCCATCATCAAAGCAAATACGGTCTGCCACTTCCGAATGGTTCGCTCCTTATTATGAAAGGTGACCTGCAGGAAAACTGGGAACACCGGATCGCCAAATCTACCATACCCATGAAGGAACGTATTAATCTAACATTCCGATTGATCAGTGAAATATAA
- a CDS encoding DUF4236 domain-containing protein, with translation MAWSYRKRIKIIPGVHLNFSKRGISTSIGVKGMSVNLSSSGTRLNTNFSGFSNSYRLSGSSSPRTPSQSYPDPQPFYTELSDNIFSADIHEITSQNMAGIKESILMAQQQKAELKTDLKKIKKALTFTKTKKVASYIFIYGLVNKNIVQQINEDINAQKEALKETKIVIDNSAVNIDIQFDDPSKRKYEQLQHSFKNLTTAHKIWDITGAHFQDRVAARSSASTLVNRRDARIGFKSLPIITSNYEAIYFQNVNGADLYFYPTFILMYKNDHNFAIIGFDELNVTFSSVSFTETSSVPRDSKVIRKTWAKVNKNGTPDKRFKSNYQIPVVQYARLRFSSSNGVNEEYQISNFEFAQEFANSFQEYKSLCKELV, from the coding sequence ATGGCTTGGTCATACAGAAAGAGAATCAAAATAATTCCCGGTGTACATTTGAATTTCAGCAAAAGAGGAATTTCAACGAGTATTGGGGTTAAAGGTATGAGTGTAAATTTGAGTTCGTCAGGCACGAGACTTAATACCAATTTTTCAGGTTTTTCAAATTCATACAGACTTTCCGGTTCATCATCACCAAGGACTCCTTCGCAATCTTATCCTGATCCACAACCTTTTTACACTGAGTTATCAGATAACATTTTTAGTGCCGATATTCATGAGATCACATCTCAAAATATGGCAGGTATCAAAGAATCTATCTTAATGGCTCAACAGCAAAAAGCGGAATTGAAGACGGATCTGAAGAAAATAAAAAAAGCGTTAACCTTTACCAAAACCAAGAAAGTTGCAAGTTATATCTTTATATATGGGTTGGTAAACAAAAATATTGTACAACAGATAAATGAGGATATTAATGCACAAAAAGAAGCTCTTAAAGAAACCAAGATTGTAATTGATAACTCGGCTGTTAATATCGACATACAGTTCGATGATCCCTCTAAGAGAAAGTATGAACAATTACAGCATTCTTTTAAAAATCTAACCACAGCGCATAAAATATGGGATATTACAGGAGCGCATTTTCAGGATCGTGTGGCTGCCCGGTCTAGCGCCAGCACGTTGGTCAACAGAAGAGATGCAAGAATTGGTTTTAAATCACTTCCCATAATCACATCAAACTATGAAGCCATATATTTTCAAAATGTGAACGGAGCAGATTTATATTTTTATCCAACATTTATACTGATGTATAAAAATGATCACAACTTTGCAATTATTGGGTTTGATGAACTTAATGTTACATTTTCTTCTGTAAGTTTTACCGAAACCAGCAGTGTTCCTCGTGATTCAAAAGTTATTAGAAAAACATGGGCGAAAGTCAATAAAAACGGAACTCCTGACAAAAGATTCAAGAGCAATTATCAGATACCTGTTGTTCAATACGCAAGGCTGAGGTTTTCTTCCAGTAATGGTGTTAATGAGGAATATCAAATAAGTAATTTTGAATTCGCCCAAGAGTTTGCAAATTCATTTCAGGAGTATAAAAGTTTGTGCAAAGAATTAGTTTAA